CGTCGGACCCCCGCCGACAGCGTTTTTTTCTTGCAATCGCCAAAACCGGACCCTACAGTGAATCAAATTCTAGCGGCAATGAGATTTTTCGCCGCGAAATAGCGACGGTTCGAGAGTCCGTCGCAGGAGACGTGCGGTAGATGAACGGACTGGAGAAAGGAGGGCCGCTGGATTGAACGCGTTGGGACGACACCTGCTTATCGAGTTGTTCGATTGCGACTCGGACGCCATCAACAACCTCGAAGCCGTCAAGGGCGCCCTCATCGAAGCGGCGAAGCGGGCACAGGCCACGATCGTTGATGTCGTCTTCCATGAGTTCAACCCCTTCGGGATCAGCGGCGTCGTCGTTATCGCCGAATCCCACCTTTCGATCCACACCTGGCCGGAATACCGGTACGCGGCCGTAGACATCTTCTCCTGCGGCGACACCCTTCAGCCGGAGATCGCCGCCAACTACCTCGTCGAGCAGTTCGGCGCCGAACGCACGTCGGTGGTGGAGATGCAGCGGGGCATGTTCCTCAACGCCACGGTCCCCATCGTCAACAAGGGCGCCGTCGCCGTCAGTTGATTACCCCGCAGTCCTACAAGTGGTTTTTCGAGACCACCACGCCCGTCGAGGGCCACATGCACGCCATCGTGCGCACGGTGGTGCAGGCCCAGACCAAGTTCCAGTTCGTGGAAATTCTAGAAACGGCCTCGTACGGCAAGACCCTGGTCCTCGACGGGCGGATGCAGTCCAGCCAGGCGGATGAGTTCATCTACCACGAGGCCCTGGTCCACCCCGGCCTGCTGGCCGTCGGGGGGCCCCCCGAGACCGCCCTGGTGATCGGCGGCGGGGAGGGCGCCACGCTGCGGGAAATGCTGAAATACCCCTCCATCAGACGCGCGGTCATGGTCGACATCGACGCCGAGGTGGTCGAGCTGTGCCGCCGCCACCTGCCGGAGATGCACCGCGGCGCGTTCGACGACCCGCGGACCGTGGTGCGGCACGAGGATGCCCGGGGGTACCTGGAGAGGACCAGCGACCGGTTCGACCTGATCATCAGCGACCTGGTCGAGCCGCTCGAGGAGGGTCCCGCCTGCCTGCTCTACAGCAAAGAGTTTTACAAGATCGTCCACGACCGCCTGACGCCGACCGGGACCTTCACCATGCAGGCCGGCATGACCAAGGTGGCCGATCTGGCGTTCTTCACCGCCATTCACCGGACGCTGCGGGAGGTCTTCCCCGTCGTCGCGGGCTACCAGAGTTTCATCTCCTGCTTCGGCACGCCCTGGGGCTTCATGCTCGCCTCGAAGAAGACCGACCCGCGGCGGCAGGATGCGGCCACCATCGATCGGCTCATCAACGAGCGCGTGAAGGGCAGCCTGGACTACTGGGACGGGCTCACCCACCAGCACGCGTTCGCGCTGCCCCGGCACATCCGGAAGGCGATCGACGCGGAGACTCGCGTCGTGACCGACGCGCGTCCGTTGATCGTCGCCTGACCGGGGGCGCGTGGGCGCGCCGCGAGGCCTCGGGCTCGTCCTCCTGGTGGTCGTCGCCGGCCTCGTCGTTGGCTCCCTCCTGGGCGAGCTGCTCGGCTACCTGCTTCCCTCCGGGTGGCTGCAGGACCTCCTGACGAAGGGGCCGACGATCGGCCTCACACCGCCCTCCACGCTCGATCTGCACCTGGTCTCGCTCACCCTGGGGTTCGCCTTCAAGGTGAACCTGGTCGGGGTCCTCGGGATCGTCATCTCCGCGCTCGCTCTTCGCCGGCTCTAGCCCGGGCCGCGCCGATGTGGGAGCACCAGGGCCCTGCTCGACCACGAGCCCGGCGGCGGGATTCGGTGATCGATGAGACCATCTCAAGCGCGGGAGCTGTCAGCGTGGAGGGACCGGGTCTCGCAGGGCCCTGCTGCTCCCACATCGGCGCGGCCCGGCTGCTCCGTGGAGGGAACGGGGCTCGACGGACCGACCGTCCCCGCAGCGGTGGACATCCGTCCCGGAGGCGGCGCGGAGGGCGGGGATGACCATCCCGAGGATCCCGACGGTGGTGCTGGCGTCGGCGTCGCCGCGGCGGCGCGAGCTGCTGCGGCGGCTCCATCCCGACTTCCGGGTCGTCCCGAGCGAGATCGAGGAGGCGCTCGAAGGCGAGGGGGGGCCCGGCGCCGTCGCCGCGCTCGCTCTCAGGAAGGCGCGCGCCGTCGCCGCCGGCCTGGCCGAGGGGATCGTGCTGGGGGCGGACACCGTGGTCGTCATCGATGGGGAGGCCCTCGGCAAGCCGGCCGGCGCCGAGCAGGCCCGCGCCATGCTCCGCCGCCTCCGGGGCCGAGCCCACCAGGTGATCACCGGCGTCGCCGTCGTGGACGCGCGGACGCGCCGGGCCGCCTCCACGGCAGTGGTGAGCGAGGTGTTGATGCGTTCCTACCCCGACGACGTCATCGAAGCCTACGTGGCCAGCGGCGAGCCCTTCGACAAGGCGGGGGGCTACGCCATCCAGGAGGTGGGCGCCCATCTGGTGGCGGGCTGGGTGGGCTCCTACAGCAACATCGTCGGGCTGCCGCTCGAGGCCACGCGCCGGCTGCTGGCCGAGTTCGGCATGGCCTTCAGTCCCGGGCCGACTCCCTCGCGCGCCTGAGGGGTCCGGTGTGAAGCATGTCCTCCGCGCGGGGAAGGTGGAGCGTGGCCGGCAGCGGCGTGTGGGCGCGGATGAGGGCGATGCTCTCCCGGAGCTGATCGGCCGACACCGAGCCGTCCGGCAGGTAGCCCCCCCGGGTCGTCTCCAGGCGGCGCTCGAACTCGTCCGGAGCGCCAACCACGTTTCGGGGCAGCCGGGCCGCGAGCGTGTCCGGGCTGGCCGTGGCCAGCAGCTGCTCGGCAGCGAGCACTGCCCGCGCGAAGGCGGTCAAGTCACGGTCGCGCGGCTGCCGGTCGGCGCGAACGAACACGGCGACGTTCACCGTGCTGACGCCGAGAGCGCGGCGGACGGCGTCGGGGCCGCGCAGATCGGCGAGCACGGTGGCGCGACCCTCACCGATGAGCCGGGTCGCGAACGGCTCCTGGACGAGACCGGCCTGGACGTCGCCGCTCTCGACCGCGCTCACCAGTCCGCGGACGCCCAGGCTCACGAGATCCACCTGCGTCACCCGGAGGCCGGCGCGGCCCAGCAGCGCGCTGAACCACGCGTGCTCGGGCGCGCCCGGTGCGGCGACGCCGACCCGCAGGCCGACCAGGTCGCCGATGGTCCGCACGGTGCCCCCCAGAGTCGTGCCCGCGAGCAGGGCGACCGGTGGGGCGGCGGTGAGGCCGAAGATCAAGCGCGGCCGCTGGTGCTCCATCCGGGGACCGAAGCGCAGCAGCGCCTCCAGCGACGTCGCGGCGAGGTCCGCCTGACCCTGGGTCAGGGCTTCCGCCGCCCCGACCTCGGCGCGCGTGGTCCTCAGCGTGACCGCCAGACCCTCACGGGCGAAGTAGCCCTCGGCGTTCGCCACCCGCAGGGGGAGGTATTCGGGTGACGTGGGGGGACCGCTCACGGCGACGGTCAGCGTCTGGAGCAGGAGAATGAGCCCCAGCACGACGTCAGCGCCTCGCGTGCGGCTGAGGCATCGGAGGATTCCCGGTCCGCCGGCCGATCCCGTGAAGGCGCGGCTCCTGCGCCTCTACCGGGCGCTCCTCGGGCGCTTCGGTCCCCAGCACTGGTGGCCGGGACGCACGCCGTACGAGGTCGCCGTTGGCGCCGTACTCACGCAGCACACCGCCTGGACCAACGCGGCGCGGGCGGTGGCCGCACTGCGCGCTCGGAGGCTCCTGCGGCCGGACCGCGTCGCAGCCATCTCCGAGCCGGCGCTGGCGCGGCTCATCCGCTCCGCCGGCACCTACCGGCTGAAGGCGCGGCGCCTGCGAGCGTTCACCTGCTGGTTGCTCGGACGGTTCGGCGGGCGCTGGGACCGGCTGCGGCGGGTGCCCCTGGTTCCACTGCGGCGGGATGTCCTGGCGGTGCCGGGGCTCGGGCCCGAGACGGCCGACGCGATCCTTCTCTATGCGGCGGGCCGGCCCGTGTTCGTGGCCGACGCTTACGCGCGCCGCGTGCTCGCGCGCCACCGGCTGCTGTCCGGACGCGCGGGCTACGAGCAGGGGCGGGCGTTCCTGGAAGCGCACCTGCCGTCCGACCCGGCCCTCTTCAACGAGTTTCACGCGCTGCTCGTCGCGGTCGGCAAGCAGTATTGCCGCGCGGTACCGCGCTGCGACAGCTGCCCGCTGAAATTCGACCTCCGCCGCCGGCCGCCAGCAGCGTAGCCGCGCTCGGGCCGGGGTGGGGGGCGCCCCTGTTCGACCACGCTGGCAACAGTGCGTTTCGTGCGTTCCATTCCCCACCATCTGCCACGTCGCCCTGAAACACGGGTCTCACAGGGGCGCCCCCACCCCGGCCCGAGCGCCGCCACAGCACCGGCGGAAACCACCGAGATCGGACGTCTGCGGGCGGGGCTCGCAGCGCGGCGCCGGGGTCAAGGCGCTTCCAGCAGCAGTCTCACGATCCTCTCGGCGGCGTCGGGGACGCCGACGGTACGGGCGTGCTCGCCCATCTCCTTGAGCGCCGCCGGGTCGGCGAGCAGGGCTCCCACGTGCTCGAGCAGCCGCCCCGGGGTGAGCGACGCCTGCGGTAGCACCGCGCACCCGCCGGCGCGCTCGACGTGGCGCGCGTTCGCCATCTGCTCGTCGCCGCTGGCGCCGGGCAGGGGGATATAGAGCGCCGGTACGCCGAGCTGGCAGCACTCGTTGACCGTGCCGGCCCCGGCGCGTCCGATCAGAAGCGATGTCGCGGCGTAGATCCCGGCGAGCTCCGTCCGCACGTAGGGGATCACCGTGTACCGGCGCGCCAGCGTCGCCGGCGAGGCGGCGCGTCGCTCTTCGAGCCACTGCCGGTCGCCGGTCGTCGGGTTGTCCCCGCACTGATGGATCACCTGCGCCCGCTGCAGCAGGGAAGCGAGGACCTGCCCGACGGTCCGGTTGATGCGCTGGGCACCCTGGGCGCCCCCGGTGACGTACACCAGTGGCAGCGCGGGATCGAGCCCGAATCTCGCGATCGCGTCGGCGCGCGAGCCTCCGCGCAGCTCCGGCCGGAGCGGATTGCCGGTGTGGACGACCTTGGAGGCGGGAAAGCCGCCCGTGAGGCCGGGGAACGTCACGGCGATGCGGCGCGCGAAGCGGGCGGCGATCCGGTTCGCCAGCCCCGGCACCGCCGTCTGCTCGTGCACGACGATCGGCACCCGGCGGAGCGACGCGGCCAGCACGACGGGCAGGGAGGCGAAACCCCCCGTGGCGAAGACCACCCGCGGTTGGAGGCGCCTGAGCAGGCGCCAGGCGGCGCCGACTCCGGCCGGCACGTTGAGCCCGAGGTCGATGACGTTCTGCCACGCCCAGTAGCGCCGGAGCTTGCCGGTGGGGATGGCGTAGTAGACAAGGCCGCGCTCCGGTACCAGCCGGGCCTCGACGCCCCCGCGGCTGCCGATCCACGCGCACGCGACGGCCCGTTCCCTGAGCAGCGCGGCCACGGCGAGGCCCGGGCTCGTGTGGCCGCCGGTGCCGCCCCCGGCGATGACGATCAAGGGGAATGCCCGCCCTTGTCCCGGTGGCGTTCGAGCGCGAGCTCGATCAGGCGGTTGATCAGGCTGACGTAATCGAGTCCCGAAGCCTCCCACATCCGCGCGTATGCGCTGGTCGCGGTGAATCCGGGGATCGTGTTGATCTCGTTGACGAGGACGCGGTCGCCCTCCAGGAAGAAGTCGACCCGGGCC
Above is a window of Candidatus Methylomirabilota bacterium DNA encoding:
- the speD gene encoding adenosylmethionine decarboxylase; the protein is MGRHLLIELFDCDSDAINNLEAVKGALIEAAKRAQATIVDVVFHEFNPFGISGVVVIAESHLSIHTWPEYRYAAVDIFSCGDTLQPEIAANYLVEQFGAERTSVVEMQRGMFLNATVPIVNKGAVAVS
- the speE gene encoding polyamine aminopropyltransferase; protein product: MITPQSYKWFFETTTPVEGHMHAIVRTVVQAQTKFQFVEILETASYGKTLVLDGRMQSSQADEFIYHEALVHPGLLAVGGPPETALVIGGGEGATLREMLKYPSIRRAVMVDIDAEVVELCRRHLPEMHRGAFDDPRTVVRHEDARGYLERTSDRFDLIISDLVEPLEEGPACLLYSKEFYKIVHDRLTPTGTFTMQAGMTKVADLAFFTAIHRTLREVFPVVAGYQSFISCFGTPWGFMLASKKTDPRRQDAATIDRLINERVKGSLDYWDGLTHQHAFALPRHIRKAIDAETRVVTDARPLIVA
- a CDS encoding DUF4321 domain-containing protein, translated to MGAPRGLGLVLLVVVAGLVVGSLLGELLGYLLPSGWLQDLLTKGPTIGLTPPSTLDLHLVSLTLGFAFKVNLVGVLGIVISALALRRL
- a CDS encoding Maf family protein, with translation MTIPRIPTVVLASASPRRRELLRRLHPDFRVVPSEIEEALEGEGGPGAVAALALRKARAVAAGLAEGIVLGADTVVVIDGEALGKPAGAEQARAMLRRLRGRAHQVITGVAVVDARTRRAASTAVVSEVLMRSYPDDVIEAYVASGEPFDKAGGYAIQEVGAHLVAGWVGSYSNIVGLPLEATRRLLAEFGMAFSPGPTPSRA
- a CDS encoding ABC transporter substrate-binding protein gives rise to the protein MLGLILLLQTLTVAVSGPPTSPEYLPLRVANAEGYFAREGLAVTLRTTRAEVGAAEALTQGQADLAATSLEALLRFGPRMEHQRPRLIFGLTAAPPVALLAGTTLGGTVRTIGDLVGLRVGVAAPGAPEHAWFSALLGRAGLRVTQVDLVSLGVRGLVSAVESGDVQAGLVQEPFATRLIGEGRATVLADLRGPDAVRRALGVSTVNVAVFVRADRQPRDRDLTAFARAVLAAEQLLATASPDTLAARLPRNVVGAPDEFERRLETTRGGYLPDGSVSADQLRESIALIRAHTPLPATLHLPRAEDMLHTGPLRRARESARD
- a CDS encoding endonuclease III domain-containing protein; translated protein: MSPSTTSAPRVRLRHRRIPGPPADPVKARLLRLYRALLGRFGPQHWWPGRTPYEVAVGAVLTQHTAWTNAARAVAALRARRLLRPDRVAAISEPALARLIRSAGTYRLKARRLRAFTCWLLGRFGGRWDRLRRVPLVPLRRDVLAVPGLGPETADAILLYAAGRPVFVADAYARRVLARHRLLSGRAGYEQGRAFLEAHLPSDPALFNEFHALLVAVGKQYCRAVPRCDSCPLKFDLRRRPPAA
- the murG gene encoding undecaprenyldiphospho-muramoylpentapeptide beta-N-acetylglucosaminyltransferase — protein: MIVIAGGGTGGHTSPGLAVAALLRERAVACAWIGSRGGVEARLVPERGLVYYAIPTGKLRRYWAWQNVIDLGLNVPAGVGAAWRLLRRLQPRVVFATGGFASLPVVLAASLRRVPIVVHEQTAVPGLANRIAARFARRIAVTFPGLTGGFPASKVVHTGNPLRPELRGGSRADAIARFGLDPALPLVYVTGGAQGAQRINRTVGQVLASLLQRAQVIHQCGDNPTTGDRQWLEERRAASPATLARRYTVIPYVRTELAGIYAATSLLIGRAGAGTVNECCQLGVPALYIPLPGASGDEQMANARHVERAGGCAVLPQASLTPGRLLEHVGALLADPAALKEMGEHARTVGVPDAAERIVRLLLEAP